One genomic segment of Brassica napus cultivar Da-Ae chromosome A3, Da-Ae, whole genome shotgun sequence includes these proteins:
- the LOC106444627 gene encoding protein GLUTAMINE DUMPER 2 produces MQTMEGRQYYKNHEGNNHSSSMVVPHSAWHSPVPYLFGGLAAMFALIAFALLILACSYWRLSGSAERDLEDGEDGKSDGDTHKERTTAMPEKFLVIMAGDVKPTYLATPANRSDYSCTCGDHKEEVASDQVVRQNTGT; encoded by the coding sequence ATGCAGACAATGGAAGGAAGACAATATTACAAAAATCATGAAGGAAACAATCATAGCTCTTCCATGGTGGTGCCTCACTCGGCGTGGCACTCTCCGGTTCCTTATCTCTTCGGTGGTTTGGCCGCCATGTTTGCTCTCATCGCCTTCGCTCTTCTCATACTCGCTTGTTCTTACTGGCGACTCTCTGGTTCGGCTGAGAGAGATCTCGAGGACGGAGAGGATGGCAAATCCGACGGCGACACTCACAAGGAAAGGACTACGGCGATGCCGGAGAAGTTTCTCGTCATCATGGCCGGCGATGTCAAACCAACTTACTTGGCTACGCCGGCGAATAGGTCTGACTACAGTTGTACTTGCGGCGATCATAAGGAAGAAGTGGCTAGTGATCAGGTGGTGCGGCAGAACACTGGAACTTGA